Part of the Antechinus flavipes isolate AdamAnt ecotype Samford, QLD, Australia chromosome 2, AdamAnt_v2, whole genome shotgun sequence genome is shown below.
TAAATTTTATCATGTTTAGTTAATATTTTTTGGTTTCCTAGTTCTAAGGGAATTTCCAGAGTAATACACATTATTCTGGTTCTTGAGGAGTTTACAGGCTTGGTGTTTATGAATTGGCTCACAGATGCCACATTGCCAAATTCTCGAAAGAACATGGTCATGGCCCTGTTTGTTCTTTGGGAGAGTCTTGTGGACTCCCACCATCCTCAGGGCAAGAGacaggatttttttgtttgtttgttttgttttgttttgttttttgctgaggcaattggagttaagtgacttgcccggggtcacacagctaggaagtattaagcatctgagactagatttgaactcaggtcctcctgacttcagggctgatgctctatctactgcactacctagctgtcccaagaaacattttaaagaatgttttctgAACCTCATGAAGCAGCTTCTgttactgtttatttcttcccACTTCTGGATAGTTGCTCGAACTCAGCATGTCCTGTTTCTAAAAACAATTTGATTCATGGTGACTGTGCTAGTGAAGGAGCCGGAGGTTGTGCCATCCAAGGTTTATTGGAAAGCATTGTGATGAGGGGGGAAGGAGTGAGGCAGGATATGAGAGATTTGGAGGTTCGGAAGGGCTTCTGTGTTTCTAGATGATGCATTAAGCTCAATGCTGACTAGAAGTCACGGAAAGGTGGCATTCTTGGTAAGCTGACCCAAAGGTGATAGTCGTCTGCTCATGGGAACTCTTGAGAGGAGGTAAGATGGCCACAAAGAGGCTGCAGAGATCCCTGCCCCCACTGAGGTTTTGGAAAGAGTGACTACTTTTCTGCAATGTGAGATTCTTAAGTCAGAAAGGAAACTTGGGAgctgcctaatttttttttttaacataattttttttattatagctttttatttacaaaacatatacatggataattttttcaacactgactcttgcaaaaccttctgttctaaattttcccctcctccccccgccccctccccagatgacaggtagtccaatacatattaaatatattaaaatatatgttaaatccaatatatgtatacatatttatacagttatcttgatgcacaattgcatccagaaagaatataaaaaacctaagaaggaaaacataaatgcaagcaaataataacagaaggaatgaaaatgctatgttgtgatccacactcagttcccatggttctctctctgggtgtagatggctctctttatcactgaacaagtggaactggtttgaatcatctcattgttgaagagagtcatgtccatcagaactgattatcgtATAGCCTTGTTGAGAACCATttttttcccacaccccctccaacattcgtcattatcttttccttttatcttaccCAATctagagatatgtagtggtatctcagaattgtcttaatttgcatttctctgatcaatagtgatttagagcaccttttcatatgactagaattagtttcaatttcttcatctgaaaattgtcttttcatattttttgaccatttatcagttgaagaatagcttgatttcttatatatttgagtcacttctctatatattttggaaatgagacctatattagaacctttggatgtaaagatgctttcccagtttattggaaAGCTGCCTGATTTCCAGGGAGCTAGTGGTTTCCCCTATTGCTGATGATTTCTTTTGtcatggagagacagagacttcTAACTTCAGTCTGACACCCTTTCTTTTtggcctcaggttcctcatctgtaatatgagtaGGTTGGGCTAAATGCCCTCAGGTGCCATAGAGCAGACGACCCAAATCCATATTCccaaccaaaaaaagaaccaaggAATAATAAGGAAACTTGTCACAGACATTTTATTCCTTAGAGGATCCCAAAGTACAGGTGGGAAAGAGAACTATAATCCAAGGCTTCTCTGGGTTTCTTGGGTTGGGGTGAACGTCCTCAGTTTCCTGGCCAACTCTGCCTTCTGTCTCCTAGGTCTGTTAAGATCTACACGCCTGGGCGGAAGGAGCAAGGGGAGCCTGCTAGTCCTCGCCGGACCCCAGCCCGCTTTGGACTCTGAGCCAGCGCTGGATCTGTGGGAGGCCTCTAGTATCCAGGAGCCAATGCTAGCTTCCTCGCAGACCTGGTGGTGGCTGTGAATGAAACTTGTATAGACTGGTGGTTCTTGCTGAGACCCAAGATTGGAAAGCACGGTTGTCTTTTGGTGGCTTAATGACACTTTTTCATCGACCTCTTTCCTCTGGCATGTTGGCAGGGTGATTCCTTCAGGGATGAGGAACCTCGGTCCCATGAGGGGCCGGAACCCATCTTGTCTGAGAAGGGAGGGACACTGCAATGCTCGGTGTATAAATGTATCTTTGCTTTGTgtcttgttttttaatctttgtgtAAAGCAGCAAAATGGATCTGGTGGGAATTGTAACTTGTTTACAACCCAggaatttggaaataattttgtttctaaaaCTTTACTGTGTTTCTGGCTATTCCTTTGTCTTATGCTGCCCTTCAGCATCACTTTAAAGTTGGATTGGATTGCtcacatcttttctttttatttttccacaaatCCCTTGGTAGTCTtggcttcctttcttttttcccagaaAATACCATACCTTTTCCTATGGAGCATGCTGTATAGCTCCCCACAGAAAGGACCCTTGAGCTGGATTAGGATTAGTGAAGCTATGGTTAGCCAGCTTTGCTTTAGGTTTAGTTGGCCATGACAAAGCATTGACTGTGCAATCATTAATGGGGTGTGTGGTGAGCAAGAAGAAATGTCTATCAGAAGAGTGGCTGTTTTAGCAAGTCCTTCATCTCCATTACTCCCAGTTATTGGCCATTTCTGCTTCTAGACAGTTTGATTCTATTGGCTAAGTATTGCTTTATTGATTTTCTGAGAAAAGAGTTTCCTCTGTCCCCCAATTAAAGAGGCTCTTAGTTTTGctgagatgtttttttttttttgtgtgtgtgtgtgtgttcagtcTTTTCACCTGCCTGGTTACATCCCTCTTAGATGTTCCCAAGACAGTGGGGTTTTTTTGGgcattttttcttaaatgaattttatGTTAGGAATGAATTAATGGCCTTTGTCTTATTCGACAAAGGCCAATGTTGAACTATTCCCAAATGATCTATAACAAATAAACTATTTGTTATTCTCAAACAGGCGAAGTCCCTGGAAATTCTATTTCAGaaacttggttttctttttgttgaagcTGTGATCCCTATTTTGTGATTGGAGTTGGAGGTCTGGCTCATACTGAGCATCAACTAGGAATGTTTGTAGGATGATCAAAGCAAATTCTGGAGTGGAATTTTGATATCCAACCTGTTCCCAGGGTAGTTTCCTAAATTGACCTTGGTGGGAGAGCTGGAAGGATCTAGGTGGGAATGATAATCAGAGGCAACAGAGCTGAGGCCACTGGACTGGTAATTGGGAAACCTGAGTTCTCTCTAACCTTGTCTATGCCATTTCTATAACCCTAGATCAGTTAACGTTCCTCAgctgtttcatctgtaaaatgaggtggacaAAATGATCTCAGAAgtctttcatttttgactttaatGTCACCCCCTTTTAGAAGGAAAGAATTAAGTTGAATCATTTGAATATAGTGTGGAAACTCACCCAtccatttcaatcatgtctgacacTTCTTGGTCCCATTTTTGgaagttttcttgggaaagatagtggagtactttgccatttccttctccagctcattttacaaatgaggacaactgaggcaaacagaatgaagtggcttgccttgggtcacacggctaatgagtatctgaggtcacatttgaactcaggaagatgagtcttcccaactcggtgccacctagctgccttgaaaATGAGGTGGCTTTTTTTGCTTTCAGGGTTCTGCCAGACAGGTCAACATTCTTATCGTGAGGCATTGCCTATTTAATCTGCAGATAGCCATTGATGTAGTTACATTTTTCTTGAATATTCCTGCCTAATGTTGAGTTTGTGGACACAGTGAAGgcttttagtttaaaaaaataaggctAATTATTGGAGCATTTTATGTTTGATATGTAAGTACTAAGCTCCATAGATTACTTCACAGGTTCTCTGCTCATGCAAGCAGCTTCCTTTTCCTACTCTTACTGACTAGAGAAGGCACAAAAGTcacttaaatattttacaaaggacctgggatttaaagacattttgaATAGTGAGGGCAGCTGGGATCCTTAATCATGTGGAAAATCTGATCTTTTTGGGGATTGAGAAGATCAAAATTCCTAGTGAAAGACCCCCTTTTCACTCCTTtaactttttctgttctttctccctACAAACCAACGCAAATGCCTCATTTAATCTTAGTTTTATGTCTGTGATTCCTGGTGAACAATTTCATTCagtcaaatactttaaaaaattttgttgagTTTGTTTTGGCATAAGACTTCCCAATAACCTTCTACAAAGTAGGGTTTTTTAGCCATTAGAACGGAGGGTTATGTGCTTTAACCACTTTACCTTTATTCGCTATACTTTACTTTGCTACTTAATAGATTTGTAGACAGGCAACACTTGGTGAACTCTTCTAGAAACTCCAATTTTCCTGTTTTGGGGAAACAGTTTCTACACTTAACATTTCTGTGTGTCCCTCTTGTAGCCAAAGCCTCCCAGTACTGGTTTTGCTCTCAAGAGACAGTGCATTGAGTCTTCAGATTTGTGTGTGTCTCCCATAGTTtacaaatggcttttttttttgcagtttgaaCTCACTACtggttaaaaaggaaagaggattcCTGAAGACTGAATAACTGAAGAGTCTGAATATTGTGACTGCTTTCAACATACTGACAACCAGGTGTTTTGTATTTGCAGAGGTAGTAGTAGCCCATTACAAGAAGCTGAAAATGCAACCGTCCAAATCTTTTGTTGAATTATATTTTCAGAGTAGGATCTATCATTCTTTAGAGGTTTCCTGAATAGAATGTGTCTTATACTCAAGCAACTTCTGTGGTCTGTCATTTGGCTCATTGGAAGCTTTGTTGATCAGCTTATAACAAATTTATGACAATGAGTAAAATTCAGTCCCTTCCCATATAACTATCACCATAAAGAATGTATCAATGTGTGGGTTTGATACTGTAGAGccagaaaaaggtttttttttttttttggggggggggagttatTGAGTAGCAAATATATGTCTCACATAGCTCCTTTTTCCCATCTCTTCATTCTTTCCTactttcacttcccttccctcccaagaAGTTCTCCCAAATCATCTTAAATTGAACACAAAAAGAGTTAAATGTTAAGTATTGAGAAGTGAGAGCAAGCATTTGGTTCAAAGAACATTTTTCTACTTGGTGATTCACTATGGAAAGCATGGCATTAACTATTTTTCCCCGGGTCCTGCAGATTAGGAATGTGATTTCTAGCACTCTAGTCAATGTAATGCAGTTTCaacttcaataaaataatttggatgTCCTGTGGATTTTATTATGAGGTTTTGTGTAGGAGAAAAAtatggttaaaagaaaaaaaggataattggGGATTGAGGAGAAGGTAGTTAATGTGTTTTCTGCTTTCATCTTGAAAAATTTGCATTAGGGTTCACTATTGTTcctcacatttttcattttttgttggacacccctccccccctttttccttttcaaagtttAAAGATTCTTATATCTTTAGATCCTTTAAACTCTGAATGATTTtctgttgaattaaaaaaaaaaaaaacccagaggtTTGCTTTGGGAGTTATCTATGAGTGTGGTAAAATATTTGtcaatataaatgaaagaaaccTATCATTACTTTGCCCAGGATCAGAGTGAGTTAGGGCTGAGGGAATGGCTAAAGTGAGCCCTGAAATGGGCAGAAGGATCTGGAGTCTCATTGACACTTCTTCTGTATGAAAGACTTTTATTACAAATCTCAGTCTGATAGATGCTAATAGGATCTAAGGCTTGCTCTTCTGTGGCTCTGTGTGGACAAAGCTGAAAAGCATTTAGGAGCATAGGCAAAATAGGGTTCTTGCCATAGCAGGTCCTCAGTGGGAGTTGATTAGATAAGTCATGAGGCTGCAAACTCAGTTCTCTCCTGAGCACTGTGACATGAGATGATATTCAATGCAAGGAATTGTAATATCATATTGAGGAACCTAGGAGgaagcagaaaatgaaaattttgactTGAGAAGAAAATCACAAGTTTTGAGGCAACTGGAAATCTCAAGAGATGATTTCAAGAATGGCATCTTCCCTCTGATTTTACTCTGCAGTAGGGAAGAATGATGGAAAATTTAAAGGTAGCAGAAAAATACAATTGTAGAGTCATGATTGTTTTTTCCTcaagaaagattaggaaaaacCCATTGATTGAGGAAATCTGATCTTGTGCCTTGGCAGTGGGGTCTTAGCTAGGCTTCTCTGGTGTTTAAGGGCCTcttaaacatttatatttctaaataagagtataagaaaataatatagcaCCTAAGTTACATGTGAGttagaatttgtgtgtgtgtttagctGGCTATGAACATTCCTCTCTCCTGTGAGGTATCCTTGATTTCctacctttctcccttccccccagtgGCTGGCTGCCCTTCTCTGGTGGTCAAACTGCTACTTGGTGAGCAGCACTGTGCATAGGCATTGATTCCAGCTCAAGTGATATGGCTGCCATCATTCTTTAGGGAAGCACCTCCAGTTTCCTTCCATTATTTTAGTCTCCTTTTGGCCAAGGCCTGGAAAATTCTCCTTACCATCAGATGCTCATTTTTTTGACGCCTATGATCTATTTCTTTCCTCAGCTTCTTGTTTTCATGCTGCAAATGGACCATCACGTTGTGGAGATGGctgtggggaaggaagagagtgtACCAACAGTGAGGGATCAGTATGGAACACAAAGGCATCTGGGACAGATGGAGAGAGGTGCCGTTTTTAGAATGATGGAATTTTGAAAGCTGGAAGGGGAATTCAGATATCACTGAGTCTCCCTTGATAAAGAATATGGAATAGGCCCAGAGGGAAAGGATCTGTGTGAAATCATGCATCCAGGGGAGCAGCAGAGTCAGAATTGCACCAATCCTCTGATACTCTTCAGTCTAGGATCCAACTTTGTGTTTCCTTCCTTGAAATGTGGGCCGAGGGTGGGGAAGAAGAATCCCTTTGGGCTTCTTGTTAGGTTTGAATGAGAGAAGTGTCCAAGTTCTTTGTGGATCCCCTTGTCTGCCTCAGGGTAATGAATAAGGAAAGGGTATAGACAGATTCAGTCTTCATAAACTAGGGTAACTTACTCCTTTTCATCAGTCAGTTGGCAAATGCATTTGACCTGCTCTTGGATTGTGGATCCTAATAGCTCAGTGTTGTCTCTGTAATTAAATTCACAAGCGAAAATAATAATCCAGTCTCCCCACCCTGTCTCACCCCCTTTTCTTATCTTAGACCAAAATACCATAGCTGTGTAAGATTCAAGTTTTGTGGCTGGGAAGGCTGAGTGCTTAGTTCTATATTGGCAAGAAAGAATCCTGACCCCTTCAGCTTATTCCAAGGGTTTTCATGACAGAATCAGAGAAgttttgatgaaataaaaagaagtgCCTTTGGGCCTAATTCTATACCAGTTGAATGCTCCAGATCACTCTGATCTAATCCTTCTCAAACTTAGTATGGGCTGGAACTGAGGGGCAGGGATTATACAGTGTTTTCATGGATACATTTGGGTCCGTGTGGAATGCCCCAGGGCAGTGAGGCTGAGCTCAAGGATTATCTTCCTCCTTACTTTTGTTCTTTCACCCAATGATGTACATTAGATGCCACCATTTCTCTCTCCTGTTGAAGTGTCCAGGTGTCCTTGTGAGCATGCCCCAGGCTGTTCCGAAGGGCTTCCACCTGGGACAAGTAATAGGCCATATGGAAAGGCAGAAAGTGGGAAAGAGGCAGGGGAGTGGCCCCCGCTCACTCCTAAAGCTCAGGTGAGATCTATTCTCTCCCAAGGAGGAGACTAACTTTGTGCCCTACTATTTTTGTCTGAGGGCAGATCCTTAGATTTATTTCCACTAAATTGTTGTTCTACCAGGAACAGTTATGGTTGGGAAGAAGGTGGATAGGAAAAGAGGAGCTTGGCTCTTAAATGCCCAGAAGAAAATTCTCCAGCACATTCTTCCCTAAACCCCTTTTGGATTCTCGTTCTAACcaaccctcctctccccctccccccccccccccccccggtttGGGAGTTGCTTAAGTTGTATGTTGTTCTTTGGTGTGTAAAGTGAACCTCAAATCCCAACACTCATCCTGTGTCCATGGACCCAGGAAAGAACCACATATATGGGATGTTAGAAGTGAGGTTAGAATGGGGACCAAGAGAACCTGCAGGTGGAGAGAGGCTCATGTACCTCACAGCTAGTTGTTATATATCTGTGCTTTAAGATGGAGATTTCATCCTGTAGAAAGTCTTTctatcaagaaaaatcagatgacaGTTAGAGTCTGACACCATGAACATCCCAAATCTCTTCAGTTCCCAGAGAAGACACTTCTTACTGAGCCTGGCCCCAGGGTAGGGGGCATTAGGAAACCTTGGCCCAAGGAGGCTGGCCTGttacccttttctcttcttcccgtAGGTTCTCCTTGAGGGAGGCCATTTCCACCTTAAAGATCACAAGCTGCTCATCTTTGGCTGCCAAGAACTGGAGGTCACTCTCGTGTGTCTTCTGCCAGAAGGCCAACTGATAGTTCATATCTTCGATCTGCTGAATGAAGGCTTCAACCTACGCAAGGAAGCGGAGTCCAGCGTGTGAGACAGGCCTTGGCCCGGGAGCATTCCCTGCccagtgggggggggaggggggcggtgCTCCATTCACTCTGGGAAGCAAGAAGGGTTAGGTCCAGTTGTTCAGGAAGAAAGCGTGGTAGAAGGCAGTGGTCACCTGAGGCCTAGGCCCTCAAGGGGCTCTGCAAACCAGCCCACAGAcccagggaggggagaggggtggACGAAGCTTGTAACTTGAGGTGCCAGGCCGTCCTGGGGCCTCTTGGGTTGGGGGAGCTCGGGAAAGCTACCGGTCTGAGCTGCACAGCCCAGGCTTGCCCCACCAGGCCGGGGAGGCGGGCCAGGCAGGACTAGGCTGGTTTTGGGAGGCAGACCGGAGCTCTTACCTCTTCCTCACTCTGCTGGTGGAAGTCCTGGAGTTTCTTCAACTCCCCATTGAGCTTTTTCATGCGATTCTTATAAGCACATGTCTCCTCCTCCAGCTGAGACTTCTTCTTCTGGGTCTGCTGTAACTCTTGGCGAAGCATGACTGCCTCCAGGTTGGCCTGATAGAGCTTTGGAGCAGAGGCCAATAAGTTGTGGTGAGACCAGCTGCAGCAGCCAACCTCCCCCCCTTAGGTTAAGGGTGAAGGACATGAGGAAAGCGTCCCCAAGAGATCCTGGACAGCATCTCATTGGAGGTTGCTTCCTTTTGGAAGGTTCTGCTTTTCTCTAGTGACAAGACCTCTAGCTAGTGCTTTTCTAGGTGGgttaggaaagagaaagggagaaagttaacatttttgtttatttttggaaaaatttgttagtttttttcaattagcaatcattttttttttcttcctttcattttctctccccctACTTAAAACAGATAAATCAAACAAGATAAAGACCCCCtcaaaataaatatgcatagttaggggaaacaaattctcacattggccCAATTTCAAATGGTGGGTCTCTTTTTGTACCAGTGAACCAGTGTAGCTGAGAAAGTTAGCTGAGAGTTATCTCTACAGATCAATACTCAGCAATAGAAAGGAATTGCCAAGAGTAttaaaaaccaacttttagtttttttttttttttttttttttgctctcaagttctctctttttctaatcataaTTGATTAGTTATACACCTTTAAGGCAATTCATCTTtatccattttcccctttatttcaaGTCCATCTACACTTGGCCCTTGGTCCTCCCTGGGGCAGGATTAAGAGCAGCCAGGTGTTGGCTTTTCCTTCCTGCCTTGATGGTGGTGGTACTGTGGGAAGGGAGTATGAGAAAATCTCCTCTCCTTTGAGGTGCCACATGATTTGGCTTCCAGGTTTTGTTGAATATTTTGGTCATAGCCAGATGCATGGCAATCCCTGCCCCTTGCTCTTCCATTAGTCCCTATCCTCTGAATCTCATGCTCTAAGCTTCTGAGAAGTGTTTCTGTACAAGGGGATAGGAGGTTATTTCCTAACCTTCTCCAAAGCCTCCTTCAGATTGTCTTGATAAGCATCTGATGACTTTTGAGGTGGCTCCGGAAGGGAGGGAGTATCTTTGAGCTCATTCTTTTGATCCTGTTTTTCAGGCTTTTGCTGATCCTTTTCTTGTTTCAGAGGTTCTTTCTGGCACATCACCTTGAAGAAGGGAACACCATCATCCATTTTCCAACTCTCACCACTAAGTACTTTTAGAGGTCTTGGGTTGGATACTCTTGTGAAATCTATTGTGGCTTGTTTTTAAGCTCTATTGATGGCTAATTTTCTTTGGGATTATGTTTCCCATTTTTAGGAGTTTGGGGCTTGGTACATGATATGTTCAAAGGAGTCTTTCATGAGTACTCTGGATTAAGTATGAAGGTACAGCCTTGTGTACTTAACATAACTTCCTAGAACTGCTGCTTTCTAGGATGATTTTTCTTAGTGTTAGAAATAACAAGAATGTATTCCCTAAAGTCAGACTTAATAGGAAAACTTTACACCCAGGCCTTAGAGCAAGCTATGTAATATGTTATTTAGAGAAATGTGCTTCATTTGGAATTGGAAGATCTATTATTTGCacttacctcataggattgttgtgaagatccaatgaaatacacacatacagtactttataaatgcttgacACTGTTATGATGTTAAAAGTTTGGTTGGCTAAGCCTTTACCCTATCTTTGTATGAATAGGAAGGAAACCTAACCATGGGTATTGTATGCTTGGCTCTCCATCTGCATTACATCTGCATATATACACcccacccatacacacacacacacatccatacacatacacacacacacacatctattgtCTTTCAATGCTGTATTCCCTTTTATCCATTGCAgtggataaaatgaaattttggatTTATAGCACCTATTCTTGTGGAACCTCAAGATATTTTATCTTAAGAATTACTGTGTTGAGAAACAAGACGAATATTGTCTAACTTGTTAATACAAATAGCTGTAGGATAAGAATtcctaatattaaattatttggtcTTCTgtcaagaaaaatgttttctccagagaAGCTAAGGAATATGGATTCAGAGGAAATGAAGGGATCCCTAAAAAGTCTGGAGGTTAATGCTAAGAGCTTGAGAAATTGACAAGATTGAAAAATTCCAACATAAAGgtgaaatacaaaaaagatataGTTATGAGGACAGACACACTGGAAGCCAAAGTAGAAGTCAATGAGAAATATGTTAGAGGTGCTATCATGTTCTAAAGTGACCAGAGAAATCAGGATTCATTTCACTTCCATAATGGAGGAGAGTCAGAGCTTCTCTGTGATTTACCTGGGGAATGATTCCCCAACATCCAGTTCTTTGCAAGGCTCACCTCATTTTCCTTCACCTCGGTCGCCTTCTCAGCAGTCTCGAGTTTGTTTGCAGTTGAATCCaattgctttgtacaatgtttcaGTGCATCCCGGAGGATCTCGTTCTCCTCCTCTAGTTTACccactttctccttctcctactccctcattgatcaaatgagataatatatgtaaagtacattGCAActcttaaagcattataaatgTGACCTGTTTACTAGTATTGTGATTTTAAAAGCAAAGTGCATACTTGCTACTCTTCTctataattcttccttttctcctgtgATACCTTGACCCTTTTCTCTAGCTTCATTGACTATCTTTTAATTCTTCTAAAAAATTTCTCTCTTGCAAATAAAAATGGGGCAAGTTTAGTTGGAAAAGAAATGAtcttggttttccttttcctttcttcctcattttagaaattaggGTTGGTAACTATCTACTTCCACTCTTATCCATTTCCCCTTTGACTTCCATGTTTAAAAACAACCAGCAAATAATTAGCCATTGCCACATGTAACTAAAATAGGGTTAGGAAAGGCCATGATTGGGAATTGGCTTGGGGAATTCTACTAAAGTAGTCGATCAATTATCAATATTAAAACCCTCCCTATATAAAGAAAGA
Proteins encoded:
- the PMFBP1 gene encoding polyamine-modulated factor 1-binding protein 1 translates to MNFWDKIQHYLLPRESSSRSLSTVEKTLQQAEKVDRFYEPEEDTLSLRDKRHCYPSQQDSPTRGHSCAEKILQQAEKDKSYDDEDENQIVQCKSHCYSSQWDSTRRLSTPEKMLQQQAEKEKDRCCEPEDYKQSIQKMHCYPSQWEPPTRRHSSAEKTIQQQAERDSPTRRHSSAEKKSLQPAEKESKKDKLNEPEAETQQCDSPSRKLCAVEKIQEQVEKEKEKVGKLEEENEILRDALKHCTKQLDSTANKLETAEKATEVKENEVMCQKEPLKQEKDQQKPEKQDQKNELKDTPSLPEPPQKSSDAYQDNLKEALEKLYQANLEAVMLRQELQQTQKKKSQLEEETCAYKNRMKKLNGELKKLQDFHQQSEEEVEAFIQQIEDMNYQLAFWQKTHESDLQFLAAKDEQLVIFKVEMASLKENLREEEKRKDFLQDEISILKHRYITTSCEVEALRNSLGHAHKDTWTLQQEREMVASNVHHWVKEQKDNTELLGSTIQEQVKCICQLTDEKDHLHNVMVHLQHENKKLRKEIDHRRQKNEHLMVPQYDITIPCIEYHLMSQCSGEN